Proteins encoded together in one Thalassotalea crassostreae window:
- the pepP gene encoding Xaa-Pro aminopeptidase — MKHTRIDISEFIERREKLMAQMPENSVALIPANKEVTRSRDTEFLFCQDKDFYYLTGFHEPDALLVLVKTFECETILFCRDKDPLQEVWHGRRVGAEKAQQDFKVDHAYTLDELEQVLPMYINGRDAILFAQGLQEEFDRLVFACLDVLRNGAKQGFSAPTTTIDIRPMISEMRLIKSDAEIAVMREANIISGNAHSRAMRFTEHGTFEYQVEAEILHEFAFNGARAAAYGSIIGGGENATILHYTDNDEVLIDEELLLIDAGAELSGYAADITRTFPVNGKFSEEQAALYQVVLDAQIAAIETIKPGSNFSLANIAAEKVLTEGLLKLGILSGDIDTLIEQRACKKYFIHGLGHWLGLDVHDVGDYQMDENKQQLRSFEPGMVMTIEPGLYIDGEADVEHKWQGLGIRIEDNILVTADGYENLTVNAPKTISDIEAMMANKKN; from the coding sequence ATGAAACACACTCGAATAGACATCAGCGAATTTATAGAGCGCCGTGAAAAATTAATGGCACAAATGCCAGAAAACTCAGTGGCGTTAATTCCTGCCAATAAAGAAGTTACTCGCTCTCGAGATACCGAATTCCTTTTTTGCCAAGATAAAGATTTCTATTATTTAACTGGTTTTCATGAGCCTGATGCATTGCTGGTATTAGTGAAAACCTTTGAATGCGAAACGATTTTATTTTGCCGAGACAAAGATCCACTGCAAGAAGTTTGGCATGGCCGCAGAGTAGGCGCAGAAAAAGCGCAGCAAGATTTTAAAGTTGATCATGCCTATACATTAGATGAGCTTGAGCAAGTATTACCTATGTATATTAATGGTCGAGACGCTATTTTGTTTGCCCAAGGTCTGCAAGAAGAATTCGATCGATTAGTGTTTGCTTGTCTTGATGTATTGCGCAACGGCGCTAAACAAGGTTTTAGTGCGCCGACTACGACTATTGATATACGACCAATGATCAGCGAAATGCGGTTAATTAAATCGGACGCTGAAATCGCGGTAATGCGAGAAGCCAATATTATTTCAGGTAATGCCCATTCCCGTGCTATGCGTTTTACCGAACACGGTACCTTTGAGTATCAAGTGGAAGCAGAAATATTGCATGAGTTTGCCTTTAATGGCGCTAGAGCTGCGGCATATGGTTCAATTATTGGTGGTGGTGAAAATGCCACGATATTGCATTATACCGACAATGATGAAGTGTTGATTGACGAGGAATTGTTATTGATTGATGCTGGCGCAGAGCTAAGTGGTTATGCCGCTGATATTACTCGAACCTTTCCTGTTAACGGTAAGTTTAGCGAAGAACAAGCGGCGCTTTATCAAGTGGTATTAGATGCACAAATTGCAGCGATTGAAACCATCAAGCCAGGCAGTAATTTTTCACTCGCTAATATTGCCGCAGAAAAAGTATTAACTGAAGGTCTACTAAAGCTAGGTATTCTATCCGGTGATATCGATACCTTGATTGAACAGCGAGCTTGTAAAAAGTATTTCATTCATGGTTTAGGTCACTGGTTAGGACTGGATGTTCACGATGTTGGTGATTATCAAATGGACGAGAATAAGCAGCAGTTACGCAGTTTTGAACCGGGCATGGTGATGACTATTGAGCCGGGTCTTTATATCGACGGCGAAGCTGACGTTGAGCATAAATGGCAAGGCTTAGGCATTCGTATTGAAGATAATATATTAGTCACCGCAGACGGTTATGAAAACCTTACAGTCAATGCGCCTAAAACCATTAGCGACATTGAAGCTATGATGGCAAATAAGAAAAACTAA
- the rpiA gene encoding ribose-5-phosphate isomerase RpiA translates to MTQDEMKKAAAIKALEFVEADTIVGVGTGSTVNHFIDALATMKDKIVGAVSSSEASTERLESYGIEVFDLNSVDDLSVYVDGADEITEHGHMIKGGGAALTREKIVAAVAKKFICIADSSKQVGVLGSFPLPVEVIPMARSYVARELVKLGGDPEYRTGVITDNGNVILDVHNMEILNPIEMETKINALVGVVTNGLFADRGADILVLGTENGAEVISL, encoded by the coding sequence ATGACTCAAGATGAAATGAAAAAAGCAGCAGCAATAAAAGCGCTGGAATTTGTAGAAGCAGACACTATTGTTGGTGTTGGTACAGGTTCAACAGTTAATCACTTTATTGATGCTCTAGCGACAATGAAAGATAAAATTGTTGGCGCTGTTTCTAGTTCTGAAGCATCTACAGAGCGATTAGAGTCATACGGAATTGAAGTGTTTGATTTAAACTCTGTTGACGATTTATCTGTTTACGTTGATGGTGCCGATGAGATTACCGAACATGGTCACATGATAAAAGGTGGTGGCGCCGCGTTAACTCGAGAAAAAATTGTTGCCGCAGTAGCAAAGAAATTCATCTGTATTGCCGATAGTTCTAAACAGGTTGGCGTACTTGGTTCATTTCCACTACCGGTTGAAGTGATCCCAATGGCACGTAGCTATGTGGCTCGCGAATTAGTAAAACTTGGTGGCGATCCAGAATACCGCACTGGTGTTATTACCGATAACGGAAACGTGATTTTAGATGTTCACAATATGGAAATATTAAATCCTATTGAGATGGAAACTAAAATCAATGCTCTTGTTGGTGTAGTAACAAACGGACTATTTGCCGACCGTGGCGCTGATATATTGGTGCTAGGTACTGAAAATGGTGCAGAAGTTATTTCTTTGTAG
- a CDS encoding 5-formyltetrahydrofolate cyclo-ligase — MTKESNLNKQQLSKIENATERNALRKLVRSRRQQMSPAEQLQASQSIKLVLSKHPQIIKAKTIALYLANDGELDLAEFIHWCWQQNKQLYLPVLHPFSAGHLLFLNYQADTKMQQNKYGISEPKLDVTKVLPVSQLDVLLTPLVAFDSAGNRMGMGGGYYDRTLAQWHQQHASKPFPIGVAHSCQQVDKIPVEQWDIAIPEILTPDF, encoded by the coding sequence ATGACCAAAGAGTCGAACCTTAATAAACAACAATTATCTAAAATAGAAAACGCTACTGAGCGAAATGCATTACGCAAACTAGTGCGCAGTCGTCGTCAACAAATGTCGCCAGCCGAACAGCTGCAAGCAAGCCAATCAATTAAGTTAGTTTTAAGTAAACACCCACAAATAATTAAAGCCAAAACCATCGCTTTGTATTTAGCCAATGATGGTGAGCTAGATTTGGCCGAATTTATTCATTGGTGTTGGCAACAAAATAAACAGCTTTATTTACCTGTTTTACATCCATTTAGTGCTGGGCATTTATTGTTTTTAAATTACCAAGCAGATACAAAAATGCAGCAAAACAAATATGGTATTAGCGAGCCAAAACTCGATGTGACAAAGGTATTACCCGTATCTCAGCTCGATGTTTTGTTAACGCCATTAGTCGCCTTCGACTCAGCAGGTAATCGCATGGGTATGGGCGGTGGTTACTATGACCGAACGTTAGCACAGTGGCACCAACAACATGCAAGTAAGCCTTTCCCCATTGGTGTTGCTCATAGCTGCCAACAAGTTGACAAAATTCCCGTTGAACAATGGGATATTGCAATCCCTGAAATTCTTACCCCAGATTTTTAA
- a CDS encoding FAD-dependent monooxygenase, producing the protein MQKFDITIVGGGMVGLASALAIRSTTDLSIAIIEPQPLNELANTPHLRVSAINAASQQLLKNLGVWNTIIKQRAQAYENMHVWDKDGYGHLDFGVEHLPKNVNKNQGLGHIIENDVIRNALWHKAQQDTNITIISEQLTSIAQGDSEVFLSFAENTPIISRLVIAADGANSWVRKQLNMEMTFRDYDHHAVVATVDCEQGHQQTAWQVFLETGPLAFLPLYQQAEQADHCSIVWSLPPAKAEQVKALNQAEFNKSITAASDGKLGRIQLKSERVSFPLTMRLARDFVRGRVVLIGDAAHTIHPLAGQGVNLGFVDAAAIADTLRDMVSTNKSLNDSKLLGQFARYRKSDAVDMMAAMESIKQGFSLQQKLPKIVRGVGMSLLNNAPLLKPILKPMLIKQALGLRDDLPSLLKAKDPLSL; encoded by the coding sequence ATGCAAAAGTTTGATATTACAATTGTCGGTGGTGGTATGGTTGGCTTAGCTTCAGCACTGGCCATTCGCAGTACCACAGATTTATCTATTGCTATTATTGAGCCTCAGCCACTTAACGAATTAGCCAATACTCCGCATTTAAGAGTCAGTGCAATAAACGCCGCCAGTCAGCAATTACTTAAAAACCTAGGTGTGTGGAATACGATTATCAAACAACGCGCCCAAGCGTATGAAAACATGCACGTTTGGGATAAAGACGGATATGGTCATTTAGATTTTGGTGTTGAGCATCTGCCTAAAAATGTTAATAAGAATCAAGGCTTAGGTCATATCATTGAAAACGATGTGATTCGAAATGCGCTGTGGCACAAGGCTCAGCAAGACACAAATATTACCATTATAAGTGAGCAACTTACTTCTATTGCACAAGGCGATTCAGAGGTGTTTTTAAGCTTTGCTGAAAATACGCCAATTATCTCTCGATTGGTGATCGCTGCCGATGGGGCAAATTCTTGGGTGCGCAAGCAGCTCAATATGGAAATGACCTTTAGAGATTATGATCACCATGCGGTTGTCGCCACGGTTGACTGTGAGCAAGGCCATCAACAAACGGCGTGGCAAGTATTTTTAGAAACTGGCCCGTTAGCGTTTCTGCCTTTGTATCAACAAGCAGAGCAAGCTGATCATTGTTCAATCGTCTGGTCATTACCACCAGCGAAAGCTGAACAAGTAAAAGCGCTGAACCAAGCAGAGTTTAATAAATCGATTACTGCGGCAAGTGATGGAAAACTAGGACGTATCCAGCTTAAAAGTGAGCGGGTGAGCTTTCCATTAACTATGCGATTAGCACGGGACTTTGTTCGTGGTCGAGTGGTATTAATTGGCGATGCAGCGCATACAATTCATCCATTGGCAGGACAAGGCGTAAACCTTGGATTTGTTGATGCCGCAGCGATAGCAGATACCTTGCGCGACATGGTAAGCACTAACAAATCTCTTAATGATAGTAAGTTACTTGGTCAATTTGCGCGCTATCGAAAATCAGATGCTGTGGATATGATGGCGGCGATGGAGTCTATTAAACAAGGTTTTTCTTTACAGCAAAAATTGCCGAAAATTGTCAGAGGTGTCGGCATGAGTTTGTTAAATAACGCGCCACTGCTTAAGCCTATTTTGAAACCGATGTTAATTAAACAAGCATTAGGTTTACGAGACGATTTACCTTCCTTATTAAAAGCCAAAGATCCTCTCAGTTTATAA
- a CDS encoding peptidylprolyl isomerase, whose translation MITFKTNLGDIKIELDFDNAPKTAANFKQYCEEGFYNGTIFHRIIKGFMAQGGGFESGMGEKTTRAAIENEANNGLSNTRGSLAMARTQDPHSASAQFFINLVDNTFLDFKAENVQGWGYCVFGNVVEGMDVVDKMALAETGRYGFHDDVPTNDILVESVEVA comes from the coding sequence ATGATCACATTTAAAACTAATTTAGGTGACATTAAAATCGAATTAGATTTTGACAATGCCCCTAAAACAGCCGCTAACTTTAAGCAATACTGTGAAGAAGGCTTCTACAACGGCACGATATTTCACCGTATAATTAAAGGCTTTATGGCACAAGGTGGTGGTTTTGAATCTGGCATGGGTGAAAAAACAACTCGTGCAGCAATTGAAAACGAAGCAAACAACGGCTTAAGTAACACTCGCGGTAGTTTAGCGATGGCGCGTACTCAAGATCCTCATTCTGCATCGGCGCAATTCTTTATCAACTTAGTTGATAACACTTTCCTTGATTTTAAAGCGGAAAATGTTCAAGGCTGGGGTTACTGTGTATTTGGTAACGTCGTTGAAGGTATGGATGTTGTTGATAAGATGGCGCTTGCTGAAACTGGTCGTTACGGTTTCCATGATGACGTACCAACTAACGATATTTTAGTTGAGTCTGTAGAAGTAGCTTAA
- a CDS encoding DUF885 domain-containing protein, protein MRKSLVALSLVAALSACQQSEPTQSASQVTTAITAEQQQAETKRLNEWFAAKYEEQLQTSPIMMTFLGRKDRYDEVGDFSEEEEKRQLKWQADSVADMKSNFNYDLLTDEGKISYDIWIYQYNQTAEGEKFNHNGYIFTQMQGIQSFAAQFMINFHKVDELSDMQAYNKRIIGLSEGIGILLKRAQVNAEMGVRPPRFAYEGVIDQASNLINGAPFTDSENDAALWQDAKRKVAALVDAKKIDQAQADELLAQSKKVLMENFLPTYQDLVAWFKEDIKNTDEIAQGVANQPNGKAYYNFRLKASTTTNLTADEIHQIGLSEVARLTAEMEAIKEKVGFEGDLQAFFKFIKTDPQFYYPNTDEGRQGYIDDTEAFYATIDKKLPEYFGILPKAGLEVKRVEAFREQPGAAAHYFPGTPDGSRNGIYYLHLSDMSAMPKTELEGVAYHEGNPGHHMQISIAQELESVPQFRTQAGFTAYSEGWGLYSEILAKEMGGYQDPYSDFGRLVNEIWRAVRLVVDTGIHSKGWGEDKAIEYFAANVPTPMTTVKSEVQRYMVLPGQATAYKIGMLKIQELRAMAEKELGDKFDIRGFHDTILGGGAMPLDILERRVKTWIETVKSA, encoded by the coding sequence ATGCGTAAGTCTTTAGTCGCGTTAAGTTTGGTTGCAGCACTATCAGCCTGTCAACAATCTGAACCAACTCAATCTGCTTCACAAGTTACCACTGCGATCACAGCTGAACAGCAACAAGCAGAAACAAAACGTTTAAACGAATGGTTTGCTGCTAAGTATGAAGAACAGTTACAAACTAGTCCTATTATGATGACATTTTTAGGGCGTAAAGACCGATACGATGAAGTTGGAGACTTTAGCGAAGAGGAAGAAAAACGTCAGCTGAAATGGCAAGCAGATTCTGTTGCTGATATGAAGTCTAACTTTAACTATGACTTGCTTACTGATGAAGGCAAAATCTCTTACGATATTTGGATTTACCAATACAACCAAACGGCCGAAGGAGAAAAGTTTAACCACAATGGTTATATCTTTACTCAAATGCAGGGGATTCAGTCATTTGCTGCGCAGTTTATGATTAACTTCCACAAAGTTGATGAACTGAGTGACATGCAGGCTTATAACAAGCGTATCATTGGTTTAAGTGAAGGTATTGGTATATTACTCAAACGAGCTCAAGTGAATGCTGAAATGGGCGTTCGTCCACCTCGTTTTGCTTATGAAGGCGTTATTGACCAAGCTTCCAATTTAATTAACGGCGCACCGTTCACTGATAGTGAGAATGATGCTGCGTTATGGCAGGATGCTAAGCGTAAAGTTGCCGCCTTAGTTGATGCGAAAAAAATCGACCAAGCACAGGCAGATGAATTACTTGCACAGAGTAAGAAGGTGCTGATGGAAAACTTCTTGCCTACGTATCAAGATTTAGTTGCATGGTTTAAAGAAGATATCAAAAATACAGATGAAATTGCTCAAGGTGTAGCTAACCAACCAAATGGTAAAGCCTATTACAATTTCCGTTTAAAAGCCTCTACGACTACCAACTTAACTGCCGATGAAATTCATCAAATCGGTTTGTCGGAAGTTGCAAGATTAACGGCTGAGATGGAAGCTATTAAAGAAAAAGTTGGCTTTGAAGGTGACTTACAAGCGTTCTTTAAATTTATTAAAACTGATCCACAGTTCTATTATCCAAATACCGATGAAGGCCGCCAAGGTTATATCGATGACACCGAAGCATTTTACGCCACTATAGATAAAAAGTTACCTGAGTACTTTGGTATCTTACCGAAAGCAGGTCTAGAGGTTAAACGTGTAGAAGCATTCCGTGAACAACCAGGTGCTGCAGCACATTACTTCCCTGGCACGCCAGATGGAAGTCGCAATGGTATTTATTACTTACATTTATCTGACATGAGTGCAATGCCGAAAACTGAATTAGAGGGTGTGGCATATCATGAAGGTAATCCTGGTCACCATATGCAAATCTCAATTGCGCAAGAGTTAGAGTCTGTTCCACAGTTCAGAACTCAAGCAGGCTTTACCGCTTATAGTGAAGGTTGGGGCTTATACTCTGAAATCTTGGCTAAAGAGATGGGCGGTTACCAAGACCCATATTCTGATTTCGGTCGATTGGTGAATGAAATTTGGCGCGCAGTACGCTTAGTAGTTGATACTGGTATTCATTCAAAAGGTTGGGGCGAAGACAAGGCAATCGAATATTTTGCTGCCAATGTACCAACACCGATGACGACAGTGAAATCTGAAGTTCAACGCTATATGGTTTTACCTGGGCAAGCAACAGCATACAAAATTGGTATGTTGAAGATTCAGGAACTTCGAGCGATGGCTGAAAAAGAACTTGGTGATAAGTTCGATATTCGTGGCTTCCATGACACTATCTTAGGCGGCGGTGCTATGCCTCTAGATATTTTGGAGCGTCGAGTGAAAACTTGGATTGAGACGGTTAAGTCTGCTTAG
- the ubiH gene encoding 2-octaprenyl-6-methoxyphenyl hydroxylase, with protein MFDVIISGAGLAGASMALALAKLQKKDGTPLSIAVVEAFAIRDDLALNYDARVIALSHGSACYLKQLGCWQQLKDDAMAIKTIHISDRGHYGKARINAEDFDIQGLGYVAEIQAIGNALISTLKQFDNVTFFAPQTIDHIQWHKQYVEVTLESGETLSAPLLLGCDGGQSKCRELAKIECDYSDYQQCAIIANVSTEQAHQNKAFERFSDSGPIALLPMTDNRSSLVWTVKPEQVAHLLALSDEDFAAELEQEFGAWLGGFSNIGKRFSFPLKLIKANDQVAHRMALIGNASHTLHPIAGQGFNLGMRDVQVFAELFEQTLQSGNDLGDFHNLQNYAKLRAQDHQQVIALTDSLVHLFSNQHIPLVVGRNIGLKVLNYIPSLKAAFAGKTMGHFD; from the coding sequence ATGTTTGATGTGATCATTTCCGGTGCCGGACTTGCAGGGGCAAGCATGGCACTAGCGTTAGCTAAACTACAAAAAAAAGACGGCACACCGTTGAGTATTGCTGTGGTTGAAGCATTCGCGATTCGTGATGATTTAGCATTAAATTATGATGCCAGAGTTATCGCTTTATCCCATGGCAGTGCCTGTTACTTAAAGCAACTGGGTTGTTGGCAGCAGTTAAAAGACGATGCGATGGCGATAAAAACCATCCATATCTCTGATCGAGGTCATTATGGTAAAGCGCGAATTAACGCTGAAGATTTTGACATTCAGGGCCTTGGTTATGTCGCTGAAATCCAGGCCATTGGCAATGCCTTAATTAGCACACTAAAACAATTCGATAACGTTACTTTTTTTGCGCCTCAAACTATTGACCACATTCAGTGGCATAAGCAGTACGTTGAAGTTACCTTAGAATCAGGCGAAACCTTATCTGCGCCGCTATTACTTGGTTGTGATGGTGGTCAATCTAAGTGTCGTGAACTTGCTAAAATAGAGTGTGATTATAGTGACTATCAACAATGCGCAATAATCGCTAATGTGAGCACAGAACAAGCCCATCAAAATAAAGCGTTTGAACGTTTTAGTGATTCTGGTCCAATTGCTTTATTGCCGATGACCGATAATCGCAGCTCGTTAGTATGGACCGTTAAACCAGAACAGGTTGCTCACCTACTTGCATTGAGTGATGAAGATTTTGCAGCTGAGTTAGAGCAAGAATTTGGCGCTTGGTTAGGTGGCTTTAGTAATATTGGCAAACGTTTTAGTTTTCCGCTGAAATTGATAAAGGCTAATGATCAGGTAGCTCATCGTATGGCATTAATTGGCAATGCAAGTCATACATTGCACCCTATTGCAGGGCAGGGTTTTAACCTTGGTATGCGAGATGTGCAAGTATTTGCTGAACTGTTTGAACAAACTCTGCAAAGTGGCAACGATTTAGGTGATTTTCATAATTTGCAAAACTATGCAAAATTGCGGGCGCAAGATCATCAACAAGTGATTGCGCTAACAGATTCTCTTGTACATTTGTTTTCTAATCAACATATACCGTTAGTCGTTGGACGTAATATCGGTTTGAAAGTGTTGAACTATATTCCGTCATTGAAAGCCGCATTTGCTGGCAAAACAATGGGACATTTTGACTAA
- a CDS encoding UPF0149 family protein — protein sequence MAQNNLLSFAQVQAALGGDNLAAHASEIHGLLTGIISAGFAFEDESYLTLLNDFFNNGEGLSKSLKDVIKTVYGEIWQSVLDDSFTFQMLLPDDDEAIVERGQALGLWVQGFNLGFGLQQKNKDAFSEDVKEIIKDFGDIANLSSELEEDEETEHAYYEIMEYVRISSLLCFAELGQKPKADDAAATIH from the coding sequence ATGGCACAGAATAATTTGCTTTCTTTCGCACAAGTACAAGCGGCACTTGGTGGCGATAACCTTGCTGCTCACGCATCTGAAATTCACGGCTTATTAACGGGCATTATTAGTGCCGGATTTGCTTTTGAAGATGAATCTTACTTAACCCTACTCAATGATTTTTTCAACAATGGTGAAGGTTTAAGTAAATCACTTAAAGATGTAATTAAGACGGTTTATGGTGAGATTTGGCAAAGTGTTCTTGATGACAGCTTTACCTTTCAAATGTTATTGCCAGATGACGACGAAGCGATTGTTGAGCGTGGCCAAGCTCTGGGATTGTGGGTGCAAGGTTTTAACTTAGGCTTTGGCTTACAACAAAAAAATAAAGATGCGTTTTCCGAAGACGTGAAAGAAATCATTAAAGACTTTGGTGACATCGCCAACCTTTCTAGTGAACTTGAAGAAGATGAAGAAACCGAACATGCCTATTACGAAATTATGGAATATGTACGTATCTCATCTTTATTATGTTTTGCCGAACTAGGTCAAAAACCGAAAGCAGATGATGCTGCGGCCACTATTCATTAA
- the lpxH gene encoding UDP-2,3-diacylglucosamine diphosphatase encodes MLTYFIADLHLTQERTDITDCFLSFLHHDAPKAEKLYILGDFFEFWVGDDDDDPFVLDIARELKALSDKGTKIYFIVGNRDFLIGKRYAKKAGMTLLLDVQEIDLYGQKTVIMHGDSLCTNDLEYMKFRKKSRSWWWQTIIRCLPLSVRKNMARNYREKVAMRPDNHKPQEIMDVTPIEVVKTLEQYNSQLMIHGHTHRPFVHNLTANGKDAQRIVLGDWYDQGSYLKVTEDGFELLNQSFK; translated from the coding sequence TTGCTGACTTACTTTATCGCTGATTTACATTTAACTCAGGAGCGAACGGATATAACCGATTGCTTTCTGAGTTTTTTGCATCATGACGCACCAAAAGCTGAGAAGCTCTATATTCTTGGCGACTTTTTTGAGTTTTGGGTAGGCGATGATGATGACGATCCTTTCGTCCTAGATATTGCTCGAGAGCTAAAAGCGTTAAGCGATAAAGGCACAAAAATTTACTTTATTGTTGGTAATCGCGACTTTTTAATCGGCAAACGATATGCCAAGAAAGCCGGTATGACATTGTTACTTGACGTTCAAGAAATTGATTTATATGGTCAGAAGACAGTGATTATGCACGGTGACTCATTATGTACTAATGATCTTGAGTATATGAAGTTTCGTAAGAAATCTCGCTCTTGGTGGTGGCAAACGATCATTCGCTGTTTACCGCTATCTGTTCGTAAAAATATGGCCCGCAATTACCGTGAAAAAGTTGCAATGCGACCAGACAACCATAAGCCGCAAGAGATTATGGATGTAACGCCAATAGAAGTCGTTAAGACATTAGAGCAGTACAATTCGCAATTGATGATCCACGGCCACACACACCGACCATTTGTGCATAACTTAACGGCAAATGGTAAAGACGCTCAGCGTATCGTGTTAGGCGATTGGTACGATCAAGGCTCCTATTTAAAAGTCACTGAAGATGGTTTTGAATTATTAAACCAATCATTTAAATAA
- the cysS gene encoding cysteine--tRNA ligase encodes MLQIYNTLTRQKEEFKPITPGKVGMYVCGITTYDLCHIGHARTYVAFDVISRYIRHLGFDLTHVRNITDVDDKIIKRAAENNESFEQLTERMIAEMYADLDALNVARPDIDPRVSTHMPEIIEMIEKIIDNGHAYVASNGDVMFDVPSYEDYGKLSMQNLDMLQAGSRVDVDDAKRNPMDFVLWKTAKPEEPSWSSPWGEGRPGWHIECSAMNSKHLGEHFDIHGGGSDLQFPHHENEIAQSCCASKTQYVNYWMHGGMVQINKEKMSKSLNNFFTLRSVLETYDAESVRYFLVSSHYRSQLNYSQDNLDQARSSIERIYTSLRGVSPIAVELSSNDYVKRFEQAMNDDFNTAEALPVIFELSKEVNRLKAEDPQKAGELAFVLKSLGAIIGIAQSEPEEFFKAGSDDDAQLIEQLIEQRNSARANKDWAMADDARDKLKAMNVILEDSAGKTTWRRG; translated from the coding sequence ATGCTACAAATATACAATACCCTAACCCGTCAAAAGGAAGAGTTTAAACCAATTACCCCAGGTAAAGTTGGTATGTATGTTTGTGGTATCACCACTTACGATTTATGTCATATTGGTCATGCTCGTACTTACGTCGCGTTTGATGTGATCTCACGATACATTCGTCATTTAGGTTTTGATTTAACCCACGTCCGTAACATTACTGACGTTGATGACAAAATTATTAAACGTGCGGCAGAAAACAACGAATCATTTGAGCAGTTAACTGAGCGTATGATCGCTGAGATGTATGCTGATTTAGATGCATTGAATGTAGCCCGCCCAGATATCGACCCGCGCGTATCTACTCATATGCCGGAAATTATCGAGATGATTGAAAAGATCATCGACAATGGTCATGCCTATGTTGCCAGTAACGGTGACGTAATGTTTGATGTTCCATCATACGAAGATTACGGCAAACTTAGTATGCAAAATCTTGATATGTTGCAAGCTGGCTCACGTGTCGATGTAGATGATGCAAAGCGTAACCCAATGGATTTTGTATTGTGGAAAACGGCTAAACCAGAAGAGCCTTCTTGGTCATCACCATGGGGTGAGGGCAGACCAGGCTGGCACATTGAGTGTTCGGCAATGAACTCGAAACATTTAGGTGAGCATTTCGATATTCATGGTGGCGGCAGTGATTTACAGTTCCCACATCATGAAAATGAAATTGCCCAATCATGTTGTGCTTCGAAAACCCAGTACGTAAATTACTGGATGCACGGCGGCATGGTACAAATTAATAAAGAGAAGATGTCTAAGTCATTAAACAACTTCTTTACCTTGCGCAGTGTGTTAGAAACCTACGATGCAGAATCTGTACGCTACTTTTTAGTATCGAGTCACTACCGTAGTCAGTTAAATTATTCACAAGATAATTTAGACCAAGCTCGTTCATCTATTGAGCGCATTTATACCTCGTTACGTGGTGTAAGCCCAATTGCGGTTGAACTATCAAGCAATGATTACGTTAAACGCTTTGAGCAAGCAATGAATGATGACTTTAATACCGCAGAAGCATTGCCGGTTATTTTTGAATTATCAAAAGAAGTGAATCGCTTAAAAGCTGAAGACCCGCAAAAAGCTGGTGAGTTAGCATTCGTACTTAAATCACTTGGTGCAATTATTGGTATTGCCCAATCTGAGCCGGAAGAGTTTTTCAAAGCCGGTAGCGATGACGATGCGCAATTAATCGAACAGTTAATCGAGCAACGTAATAGCGCTCGTGCAAACAAAGATTGGGCGATGGCTGATGATGCTCGTGACAAGCTAAAAGCAATGAATGTTATTCTTGAAGATAGCGCAGGTAAAACAACCTGGCGCCGCGGCTAA